GTGCAGGTTCTTGCCGTTCTTGCAGAGTGGGATTGGCGTGACGACAAAAAGCTCAACGTCAATGGATCCGGTATCTCGTTGGGACACCCGATCGGTGCGACTGGGGTACGCATCCTGACAACGATGTTGCACGATCTGCGCCGGTCGGGTGGTGGCCTAGGACTGGAAACGATGTGCATAGGCGGAGGCCAGGGTCTTGCAGCGATCTTCGAGTCCGCGTAGCACCTCATCAGCAATGATCGGCGATTCAAGGTGATACCGAAACCCTCGGGAGCTTCTTTCGCCCTTCGGTGACGTCCCGTGGAGTGGTGTAAGAGCGGTCGCGTGTTCGCGTGAGGCTCTGCCGGTTCTCACTATGCCGTGAGAGCGGCTGTGGGAGCAACGGTTTGGGTGTCTTGCTCGCCGGTGTCGAGCAGGGCGAGGCTGGTTTCGGAGAGGTAGCGTTTGTCGGCGACCTGCCATTCGTCGTGGGCTTCGACGAGCACGGAGCCGGCTAGGCGCAGCAGCGCGGCGGGGTTGGGGAACACTCCGACGACGTCGGTGCGGCGCTTGATCTCCTTGTTCAACCGCTCCAAGGGATTGGTGGACCAGATCTTCTTCCAGTGCGCGGCGGGGAAGTCGGCGGAGGCGGTGATGTCCTCGGCGGCCTCGCGCAGCATGGTCTCGACCTTGGGGAACTGGCGGCCGAGCATGCCGGCGATGGTGTCGAGTTGTTCGCGTATGAAGCGCCCTGGGTTTCCCGGAGGCTCGGGCTATTGGATTCCGATCAAGGGTTGGTCGGTCCGGTATGCATCGTAGAACGCGGCTTCGAACTCCGTGGGTGGGATGTCGCCGAGGTAGCTGTGCAGGCGGCTGGTGTTGTGCCAGTGGACCCAACTGAGGGTGGCGAGTTCTACGTCCTCGACGGTCTTCCACGGTCCGCTTCGAGCCGGCCCGTAGATCAGCTCGGCCTTGTAGTAACCGTTGACTGTCTCCGCGAGAGCGTTATCGAAACTATCTCCAACGGTCCCAATTGACGGGACTGCGCCGATCTCAGCGAGCCGCTCGCCGTAGCGAATGGACGTGAATTGCGACCCGGCATCTGAGTGACATATCAAGTCCTGCAATGTAGTTCCGCGTGACCAACGCGCCATCTCCAACGCGTCGAGAACCATCGAGGTCCGCATGTGCGAAGCCACCCGCCACCCCACGATCATCCGCGAGTGTGCGTCAATGATGAAGCACACGTAGGCCACCCCGGCCCAGGTCGGCACGAATGTCAGGTCGGTCACCCAGAGCTGGTTCGGGGCAGCCGCGGCGAAGTTGCGGTGCACCAAGTCCGGGTGCCGCGCCGCGGCTGGGTCAGCTTTGGTGGTCCGCACCCGTTTGCCGCGCCGGACCCCCTCAATGCCTGCGGCCCGCATCAGCCGGGCCACCTGATCGCGACCGACGTCATGACCATCGCGACGAGCCGTTTTCCAGAGTTTGCGGGCCCCATAGACGCAGTAGTTGTCTTTCCAGAGCTGGCACAACGCCGGCCCGAGGACGGCGTCGCGCAGGGCCCGCGCCGATGGGACCCGGGCTTTGGCGTCGTAGTAGGTGCTCAGTGCCACCTGCAAGCCTGCGCTGCGCAGGACCGTGCAGATGGGCTCGACCCCGAACTCCCCGCGATTGTCGTCGATGAAATCGACTATTTCTTGTGTTGGCGGTCGAGCTCCGCCCCGAAGAAACTTGCCGCTCGCTTCAGAATCTCGTTGGCACGCTTGAGTTCTCGGATCTCCTGTTCGAGTTCCTTCACCTTCTTCGACTCCGAGGTCGTCACCCCAGGAGCCAGGCCTTCGTCGATGTCGACCTGACGGACCCAGGTGCGCACCGATTCCACTCCGTAGCCGAGCTGGCGAGCGACCCGCTGCACTGTGCCCTGCTCGGTGCCCAGCTCCGCGCGCAAGGTGCGGACCATCCGCACCGCGGCGGCCTTCTCCTCGGCACTGTATCGACGTGTCGTCGGCTTCCCGGGCGACTGTTCCTTCGGCATACCTGCATCCTCGTTTCCAAGGTCAGGAGCCTCCGGGATTTCCAGGGCGTTTCACACCGGCGCGGCGGATGTCGGACACCATCCAGGACCTGTGGCTGGATTTCATCCGCGGGGCAGCGCCCTGGGCACGCTACGACGGCGCCGGTGGAGCCACCATGTTGCTCGGCCCCGAGACGCGGATCGCCCATGATCACCGCGCCGAACAGTTGGCGATCTGGGAGAACCGCTATCCCGCCTACGGGTGAGGCGGGCCGCTACCCCGACTCGTCGAGCACCTCGGCCAGGAACTCGCGGACCAGGGCGGTGAACTCCTCGGGCTGGTCGTAGGTGACGATGTGGCCGGCGTCGGGGATGGTCATGAACCGCGAACCCGGGGTTGCCCCATGGGCGGCGCGTAGTTCCGCCTCGCCGACCAGCGGGTCGTCGGCGCCGCGCACCCACAGCGTCGGAACCCGCAACCGGTGCAGCCGGGGCGTGTAGTCCAGGCGCATCGCCCGCGGCCCGTACGCGCAGATCTGCCAGTCGTCCAGCGCCTTCTCCCCGTGCCGGTGCTTCGCCCGGGCCTCGGCGACGGCACCGGCGACGATGCGCTCGAACCCCACGGTGTCGGGTCCGGCGGTCAGGTTGGCCGCCATCGACGACCGCACGTAGCCGGGGAATCGAGCCAGCATCCAGCTGGTCAGCCGCAGGACACCGGGGGTGCGCAGGGTCGCCCAGGTGAGGAATTGATACGGCCGCTTCGCACCGATGCCCCCGGGGCCGACCGGCACCAGCGCGCTGACCCGCTCGGGGTGCGCCAGCGCGAACCCGACGGCCACTCCACCGCCCATCGACAGCCCGATCAACGCCGCTCTGGGCAGTTCCAGCGCGTCGAGGAGCTCGAGCAGAAAGCGGTCGAAGAAGGCGGCGTCCAG
This DNA window, taken from Mycolicibacterium sp. MU0050, encodes the following:
- a CDS encoding IS3 family transposase (programmed frameshift) — translated: MPKEQSPGKPTTRRYSAEEKAAAVRMVRTLRAELGTEQGTVQRVARQLGYGVESVRTWVRQVDIDEGLAPGVTTSESKKVKELEQEIRELKRANEILKRAAKFLRGGARPPTQEIVDFIDDNRGEFGVEPICTVLRSAGLQVALSTYYDAKARVPSARALRDAVLGPALCQLWKDNYCVYGARKLWKTARRDGHDVGRDQVARLMRAAGIEGVRRGKRVRTTKADPAAARHPDLVHRNFAAAAPNQLWVTDLTFVPTWAGVAYVCFIIDAHSRMIVGWRVASHMRTSMVLDALEMARWSRGTTLQDLICHSDAGSQFTSIRYGERLAEIGAVPSIGTVGDSFDNALAETVNGYYKAELIYGPARSGPWKTVEDVELATLSWVHWHNTSRLHSYLGDIPPTEFEAAFYDAYRTDQPLIGIQ
- a CDS encoding alpha/beta hydrolase; the encoded protein is MGTAFDEHTDLTVCGGPVRLYRAGDTGPALLLLHGAMLDTGPGVWHDIVDRLSPDHRVHVIDLPRHGGSRPWRGVLDAAFFDRFLLELLDALELPRAALIGLSMGGGVAVGFALAHPERVSALVPVGPGGIGAKRPYQFLTWATLRTPGVLRLTSWMLARFPGYVRSSMAANLTAGPDTVGFERIVAGAVAEARAKHRHGEKALDDWQICAYGPRAMRLDYTPRLHRLRVPTLWVRGADDPLVGEAELRAAHGATPGSRFMTIPDAGHIVTYDQPEEFTALVREFLAEVLDESG